TCCCGTCGAGAGAAGAGAACCACGCTGCAGAACCTGCTCGCCTCGATCGGAGTTCTCGCGATCGCTGTCGTGATCCTGGCCCGGATCCTCCTGTCGGCAGGGCGTCCCTTACTCAGGCAGCCTGCAGGAACTGGCAACCTGCCAACCGCGGACCGCTTTAGCCCGCGCGCGCCGATTGGTTCGCTCATGCGAAATCTTTGACCTGCGTCAATGCGGAGCTGTGCGCCGCCGCTAGAAAGTTGTCATCCGTCGGGATCGTGCAAATGGCAGACGTAAGGGCTTGGCGCCCCATTCTATTCTTGTGTCCAAATACCGGTGATCGAGTTCAGGGCTTGCTTCCCGGCGACACATCCGAACCTGTGGCAGACGATTTGCATACGATTTCCTGCGCAGCGTGCGACGGCGTCCATTTCATCAACCTGAGAACCGGTGCGGTTATCGGGTCTGAACGCGCTTAGGTTGTCGGCCAGCCGCTACGGGCCGGATGCCATCGAGTTGACACATATCAACATACAAGCGCCGTCAGCATGGGAAGCAGAACCTCCCTCAACGAAGGATGTCGAACATGACAGACCGCAGCGAAACCCCTCCCATCGCCGACGCCATCCAGAGCACCGCGAAACGGGCGATGGCCGTACAATCGGAATTTTCGGAGAAGCTGATCGAGGCGAATCAGCATTGGTTCGAGCAGATCCAGATCGAATCAAACGAAGCCTGGGAGCTGTTCCGCAAGTTCAACTCCACTGCCTCCGTGGCAGAGAAGATCACCGCTCTGCAGGACTGGACCAAGGGCGTCACGGCGCGCACCGCGCAGGATGCAACGTACGCGATCGAGATCGCGCGCTCGCTCGGTTTCATCGAGCTCAACCTGTTTGGGCGACGGACCGGTGGCGCCGACCGGGCGGCTCAGGAGGCTGCCTGACGTGCCAGCACACGATGCTCCAGAGCGCCCGGAGGCCCGCGCCAGCGAGACATGGGAGGGGGTCGCCACCGCCCCCTTCGATCGAGACCTCGAGCTCGCCGTCATCGAAGGTAACGCCATTCACAAGCTCGTCTTTCCCTGCCGTCGGACTCTAGGTGGCTGGGTGAAGTCAGGGACCGTCGAGCGTATCGTGGTGCAGCCGACGCACTGGCGCTCTTGGGCCAAGTAGGTTACGTCACCTGCCGCATTAGGCGGCCAGTGGCTTCCAGCGCTCGAACGTTGTAATGTTGGATGGTTCGAGGGCTTTGCCCGGGGGAATATGTCCGACAGCATCTGGTACCGCTATGGCACTGCCGCGGCAGCGGTCGCCCTCGTATTTGCAGTGCGCGCGGGCATGGACAACTATTTCGAGGATCGCTCCTTCACGATCATCTATGTTCCCGCCGTGCTGTTTGCCGCTTTCGCCGGTGGCCGCGGTCCGGCGATCCTTACCACGCTTCTTTGTCTTCTCATCAGCGCCAAGTTCCTGGGCAGAAGTCTGGTCACTGAGCCCGGAAATCTGATCGATATCGGGTGCTTTACGATCCTTGGTCCGATCCTTGGCTTCATGGGTGACCGCCTGCTGAGGGAGAGCGATCAAGCCCGAAATCGCCAGGCCCATCTGCAGTCGATCCTGGATACCGTCCCGGACGCGATGATCGTGATCGACGACCATGGCAGCATTCGTTCGTTCAGCGCGGCGGCCGAGCGCCTGTTTGGCTGGAAAACGGACCAGGTCATCGGAAAGAACATTTCGAGCCTGATGCCGCAACCTTATCGCGGCGAGCACGACCGGTATCTCGAACGCTATCTCACAACTGGCGAGCGACGCATCATCGGCATCGGCCGCATCGTGGTCGGAGAGCGGAGTGACGGCTCGACCTTTCCGATGGAGCTTGCCGTCGGCGAAGCCAAGGTACGCGGTGAGCGCTTCTTCACCGGCTTTATCCGGGATCTCACCGAACGTCGTGCGCAGGAGCGGCGGCTTCAGGAACTGCAATCGGAGCTGGTCCATGTGTCCCGATTGACCGCAATG
The window above is part of the Bradyrhizobium sp. PSBB068 genome. Proteins encoded here:
- a CDS encoding PAS domain S-box protein: MSDSIWYRYGTAAAAVALVFAVRAGMDNYFEDRSFTIIYVPAVLFAAFAGGRGPAILTTLLCLLISAKFLGRSLVTEPGNLIDIGCFTILGPILGFMGDRLLRESDQARNRQAHLQSILDTVPDAMIVIDDHGSIRSFSAAAERLFGWKTDQVIGKNISSLMPQPYRGEHDRYLERYLTTGERRIIGIGRIVVGERSDGSTFPMELAVGEAKVRGERFFTGFIRDLTERRAQERRLQELQSELVHVSRLTAMGEMASSIAHEINQPLSAITNYMRGAKALLVPEMPDAMRIRDALERAAQQALRAGNIIKRLREFVAKGETQHSVESPVTLLEEAVALALLGAKEQGVRVAIRSDRDIPSIIVDKIQIQQVVLNLVRNAIEAMASSPRRELTVGVTKTDGVATFIVADTGPGISPDVADRLFQPFITTKENGMGVGLSICRTIVESHGGRIVALPNAGGGTVFQFTLPFAEDGEEA